GTCGATGCGATGGCCCTGCTCGGCGACCGCGCGGGAGCGGCCGGCGAGGCCGTCTTCCGGCGGCTGCTCGACCTGCCCGGGGTCTACGACGCCTTCCACTTCTCCGCGCTGCGGCCGGGGGCGCGGCTGGCCCTGCTCGCCGACGCGGCCGCGCAGGCCCGGCTCGTCCCGCAGCTGGCCCGGCTGCTCGACCGCGACCGCCCCGATCTGGTGGTCTCGGTCTTCGCCACCGCCACCTCGGCCGTGAACCGGCTGCGCGAGGCCCACCCGGGGCTGCGGCACCTGGTGCTCTGCACCGACGTCACCCCGCACCGGCTCTGGGTCCAGGACGGCACCGACCTGTTCCTGGTCACCTCGGAGGTCGCGGCGTGCGCGGTGCGGCGCTACCGGCCGCGGGCGCCGATCGCCGTGGTGCCGGCGCCGCTGCGGGCGGGCTTCTACCGGCCGCCCGACCGGGCGGCGGCCCGGGCCTCGCTCGGCGTGCCCGCCGACGCCCCGTGCGTGCTGCTGATGTCCGGCTCCTGGGGGCTGGGCCCGCTCGCGCGGACGGCCGTCGAACTGGCCGAAGCCGGGCCGCACGTGCTGGCCGTCGCCGGCCGGAACACCGTCCTGGAGAACCGGCTGCGGACGGCCGGGCGCCACCGGCCCCGGCTCCACCCGTTCGGCCACACCGACCGGATCCCCGAGCTCATGGCCGCCGCCGACCTGGTGGTGACCAGCTCCGGGGACACCTGCAGCGAGGCCCGGGCGATCGGGCGGCGCCTGCTGCTGCTGGACGTCGTCCAGGGACACGGCCGCGACAACCTCCAGCACGAACTCGAGCTCGGCCACGCCGACGTGACCTCCGCCCGCCCCGCCGAGGTCGTCCGCAACGCCCTCGCCGCCCTCGAACGGCCGTCCCCCGCACCGTCCCCGGGCGCCTCCCCGGACGCCTGGCGCACCGGCTTCACGGCCGCCCTGCGCCGGGTCGGCCTGGAAGGCGTCCCGGCCGGGGCATGACGGCTGCCGCCGGGCGCACTGCCGTGCCCTCGCGGCTCAGGCCGGGGATTCGCCGTTGCCGAACGACCACGCGGCCCCGTCGACCCCCTCGGCCCAGGCGTCCATGACCCGCCCCACCGCGGCCGGGCCGCCGGCACGACCCACCGTCAGCACGATGAAGCGCAGGTCCCTGGGAGCCTCCACCAGGGCGTCCAGCTCCTCGGCGGCCTCGCCGAGCGGGGCATAGGACTCGGGGGTGAAGGCGCCGGGCCGGTAGGCCTGCACGCAGAGGTTCCCGCCATGCCGGACGACCTCGAAACCTCCGTCGTCGCCCACCCGGATCACGTCCCCCATGGCGCAGCCGAGAACCGGGCCGGGACTGCCCAGGAGCCGGACGTGGGTCGACGGCAACGGACGGGCGGGGAGGACCTCGAAGACCGGCTGCCCCGACGCGTCGTGCCCGGCCGGGAGCCCGACGTGGACGGTGACGGGCGCTTCGGGATCATGCGTCATGCGGGCGATCGTCCCCTACCGCCCCCATGGCTCCGCCGGGGCGGCGGCGCAGGCCGGGCAGGCACCGTCAGTGACCGATCCCGTGGTCGCGGAGGGGGCCCGGGGTGAGGCCGAGGCGGCGGCAGCGGTCGGCGATCAGGGGAGGGCGCCGACGGTGGCGCGCCAGGAGCCGGTGGCGGAGGTGCAGTCGGAGTCGTGCAGCAGGAGGGTCGCCCCGCCGGTGAGGCCGGGGCGGGCGGTGCGGTAGACCGAGGTGGCGGTGGCCGAGGCCGTCCAGTCCCGGCCCCAGGCCGTCCAGAGCACCGTGCGCAGGCCGAGGCGGTGCGCGGCGAGGGCGAGGCCGGTGGTCGGCACCCCGTAGGGCGGCCGGTACCAGGTGGGCCGGGCACCGCACAGGTCGGTCACGGCCTCGGCGGCCCGGCGCAGTTCCCGCAGGTCCCGGCCGGGCGTCGGGTACCACTGCGGGCGGTGGTACCAACCGTGCACGGCGGCCTCGTGGCCGCGCGCGACCAGCTCCCGGCCGAGCAGCGGGGAGCGCTCCAGCATCGAGCCGAGCAGGAAGAAGGTGGCCCGTACGCCCAGCGCGTCGAGCGCGTCCAGGACGTACGGGGTGCTGCGCGGGTCGGGTCCGTCGTCGAAGGTCAGGGCGAGGTGGCCGGGGTCGCCGTAACCCGCGGTGCGCCGGGCGGCCGTCCGCCGGACGCCCGCCACCCGGACGGCCGCGGGCGCCAGGTGCAGCAGTTCGGCGCCGGCCGCGGCCGCGCAGGCCCAGCCCGCCGCGCGCAGCACCACCATCAGCCGAACCGGGACGCCAGGCGCCGGAAGAGCCCCGGCACGGCGCCGTGGATCCGGGCCGGCATACCGAGCCATTGCGGCACGAACAGCCGGTCGCGGCCGGTGGTGAGGGTGGCGACGACCGTCTCGGCCACCTGCTCGGCGGAGACCGGCCGCGGGCGCTCCCGCTGGTACGGGCTGCCGCGGCGGGCGAAGAACGGCGTGTCGACCGGCCCGGGCAGGACGAGCCGGACACCCACGCCGCTGCCGCGCAGCTCGTACCAGAGGCTCTCCGCGAACATCGCCAGCCCGGCCTTGGTGGCGGCGTAGGCGGCCTCGTCGCGGACGCCGACCTGGCCGGCCATCGAGCCGATCAGGACGATCCGCCCGCGGCCGCGTTCCAGCATGCCGGGGAGCAGTCGGCGGACGAGGCGCAGCGGTGCGGCAAGGTTCACGTCGATCATCAGGTCGAGGAGGTCGGGCGGCATGTCGGCGAACGGCCCGCGCCAGCCGAGCCCGGCGCTGGCGACCACGGCGTCGACCCGGCCGGCCGCGGCCAGCGCGCGGTCGGCGAGCCGCTCCGGGCCGTCCGGGTCGGCGAGGTCCTGTGCCAGGACGTGGCCGCCGGTGCGGGCGGCCACGGCGCCGAGGCGGCCGTGGTCGGTGCCGGACAGCAGGAGGTGCCAGCCGGCCGCGCCCAGCCGGGCCGCGGTCGCCGCGCCGATGCCGGAGGAGGCGCCGGTGACCAGGACGACGGGCTGCCGGGCGCCGGGCCGGTGCGGCACGGCCGCGGCGGACGCGATCGGCACCGGCCCGGCGGGGGCGGACACGGTCGGGGCCGCCGCCCGATCGGCGGTGCCCCTCCACTGCGGCGCGTCGTCGCCCATCTCCACCTGCCCACGTGTGCGCTTGTGCCGGGGCGGTCTGCCCGCCACGTCACCATCACACGGTTGCGGCGGGCGGGCTACCGGGGCCCGGCCGTGCGGGAGGGCGGGACGGGCGGCCGGGCCTCGGCGGGGGCGGCCGGTTCGTCCGTCCGGGCCTCCACCTCGCCGAAGCGCGACAGCACCACGGTGCCGCCGACCGCGATCGCGAAGCCCGCCAGGGCCGGCCAGGCCCAGCCGGGGCGGGCGGCGTCGCCGAGG
The Kitasatospora paranensis genome window above contains:
- a CDS encoding SDR family NAD(P)-dependent oxidoreductase, which produces MGDDAPQWRGTADRAAAPTVSAPAGPVPIASAAAVPHRPGARQPVVLVTGASSGIGAATAARLGAAGWHLLLSGTDHGRLGAVAARTGGHVLAQDLADPDGPERLADRALAAAGRVDAVVASAGLGWRGPFADMPPDLLDLMIDVNLAAPLRLVRRLLPGMLERGRGRIVLIGSMAGQVGVRDEAAYAATKAGLAMFAESLWYELRGSGVGVRLVLPGPVDTPFFARRGSPYQRERPRPVSAEQVAETVVATLTTGRDRLFVPQWLGMPARIHGAVPGLFRRLASRFG
- a CDS encoding MGDG synthase family glycosyltransferase, whose protein sequence is MPHALLVSGSLGQGHDVMALACADSLRAAGWTTTTVDAMALLGDRAGAAGEAVFRRLLDLPGVYDAFHFSALRPGARLALLADAAAQARLVPQLARLLDRDRPDLVVSVFATATSAVNRLREAHPGLRHLVLCTDVTPHRLWVQDGTDLFLVTSEVAACAVRRYRPRAPIAVVPAPLRAGFYRPPDRAAARASLGVPADAPCVLLMSGSWGLGPLARTAVELAEAGPHVLAVAGRNTVLENRLRTAGRHRPRLHPFGHTDRIPELMAAADLVVTSSGDTCSEARAIGRRLLLLDVVQGHGRDNLQHELELGHADVTSARPAEVVRNALAALERPSPAPSPGASPDAWRTGFTAALRRVGLEGVPAGA
- a CDS encoding polysaccharide deacetylase family protein, whose protein sequence is MVVLRAAGWACAAAAGAELLHLAPAAVRVAGVRRTAARRTAGYGDPGHLALTFDDGPDPRSTPYVLDALDALGVRATFFLLGSMLERSPLLGRELVARGHEAAVHGWYHRPQWYPTPGRDLRELRRAAEAVTDLCGARPTWYRPPYGVPTTGLALAAHRLGLRTVLWTAWGRDWTASATATSVYRTARPGLTGGATLLLHDSDCTSATGSWRATVGALP
- a CDS encoding DUF4265 domain-containing protein, encoding MTHDPEAPVTVHVGLPAGHDASGQPVFEVLPARPLPSTHVRLLGSPGPVLGCAMGDVIRVGDDGGFEVVRHGGNLCVQAYRPGAFTPESYAPLGEAAEELDALVEAPRDLRFIVLTVGRAGGPAAVGRVMDAWAEGVDGAAWSFGNGESPA